A window of Heterodontus francisci isolate sHetFra1 chromosome 18, sHetFra1.hap1, whole genome shotgun sequence genomic DNA:
ctctttccacagatgctgccagacctgctgagtggttccagcatttcttgtttttatttcagatttccagcatccgcagtattttgcttttattcatattTCCTTATGtgctctgtgtcatattttgtttataatgctcctgtgaagcaccatgggcattaaaggtgctatataaacataagttgttgttgttgttactcTTTTAAAATAACTTTTCATCACCTGTATATTCATTTGCTGCTCAACATGTCTTTTATCGTGGTTTCCAGAACACCAAAATCTGGCCTTTTGATTATTAGGTCATTTCTGAATTGATGTGGGCTGCTGAAAATCACACATAAAATTGTAGAATTCATCTTGTGCAATTTATTTGGCTTTGATAGGTATGTGAAACCACAGGACTGCAGGCGCTATGAATTGCAAAATCTCCCTTTTCTGCCAACATCAACAATAATAGTTCTGCAGAAATGTGCAAGATGTTCAGGGCAGATAGGCAAAAGTTCTCAGCAAAATAACTCACAACCAGATAAGCTGCTAAGCAGGTATGGCCTCTTCTTCAATAGATTTGTCCGTTTCATAAGAGTGAGCAATTTGCTGTGGATGTAGGCTCAAAATGAGAAACAAAAATTCTGGGACCTTATTAACATCATTTCTGTATGCAAACAGACAAGGCACACTGTTTGAACTGGAAAACAACAGTCGGGATATTGGGCACAGGACAACAAACAGGCCCAATATTTCTAACACATACACCATCTAGCAAAGCTCCCCAGACAGAACCTTGGAAAATTTACCACAGTTTGTGACAGTAGTGCCAATTTTCTTGTTTGTATAAGTTCATTATATTCTATTTTTTTAATGACCGATGTTCTGAAGCAGCTAGCGTCATaagctagggtggcacagtggtgcagtggttagcaccgcagcctcacagctccagcgacccgggttcaattctgggtactgcctgtgtggagtttgcaagttctccctgtgactgcgtgggtttttgccgggtgctctggtttcctcccacagccaacgacatgcaggttgataggtaaattgaccattataaattgcccctagtgtaggtaggggaatatagggacaggtggggatgtggtaggaatatgggattagtgtagggttagtataaatgagtggttgatggtcggcacagactcggtgggccgaagggcctgtttcagtgctgtatctctaaataaataaaatagcgTATGTTTCATTGTGTAATTCAAAAACCATACCTGCAAGATTATGTGATGCAAATTATAATTGACATGTGTTTTACAAACAAACCAGTCCCTGAGCTTTATCCATCTTAATTTTGAGTAACTTCTTTAATAACATTTTCTCTTTGAATAATAATATTGAGTAACTTTGGGGGCTGGGCAGGGTGGTGAAGTATTGGGGATTACATTGCATTGTTCCAGCATGACACAATGGGACCTATTCAATTGACAATTGGTCTTTCTCATATTCCTCAAATAATgaggcagtccgtgcctgcatacagcaagacttggacaacatgcaggcttgggctaataagcagcaagtaacattcgtgccacacaagtgccaggcaatctccaacaagagagaatctaaccatctcccattaacATTCAATGGTAGTATCATTGTTGAAATTCCcaggatcaacatcctgggggttagcattgaccagaatcttaactggaccagccatatacatactgtggctacaagagcaggtcagaggctggaaattctgcagtgagtaactcacctcctgattccccaaagcctgtccaccatctacaaggcacaagtcaggagtgtgagttgcctgggtgagtgcagctccaacaacactcaagaagctcgacaccatccaggaccaagcattcCACTTCATTGGCActgcatccacaaacattcactccctccaccaccgacgcacagtggcagcactgtgtaccatctacaagatgcactgcagcgacgcaccaaggctccttagacagcaccttccaaacccgcaacctctcccaactagaaggacaagggcagccgatgcatgggaacaccaccacctacaagttccgcaacaagccacacactatcctgacttggaactatatcactgttcctccactgtcactgggtcaaaatcctggaactccatcccaaacagcactgtggatgtacctacaccatagggactgcagtggttcaagatggcttaccatcaacttctcaagggcaattaggaatgggcaataaatgctggtctagccagtgatgcccaggaacaaataaGCAAAAATAATCCCACTTTCCTCTTCCTCTGAGTACTCAGCTAAAGTATTGTTATTAGTACTTCTCTCATTTCCTCACAGTCTTCGCAGTTCTAACCATATTTTCATTATGAGCTTACTACTAATATACTTATAGAGAACCTTTCTTATGCTTTTTAAGTTTTTTTGCCAATTCTTTCCATTTTCCCTTTTAGCCTTTCCAACTGAGCATTTTGTAACTTTTCTACACTTTTGTATTTATCCTGGCTTGTTTTCACTTGTTCTATTTATTTTTATATTGCCTGAGGGGTTCAGGGAGGAATATTCCAGAATATTTATTCCCTCAttggccttgggatttttctttttttgcctttcccaggagattacatggcagcAGAGCAGGAGAAATGGTGTGCTGGTAGAAAATATCTAGTCTTAATGCTCCAACTATCATGAGCGTGGAGTAGATTTGATGAACCAGATGGTCTTTTGCTGCCCAACATTTTCATATGGTCATATGTCCTGTAAGCATAGAATAATACTTAACGTGACCTGATTTCCCTTTTCATCCTTGGGACCACAACTGTTAATTGACAAAATAAATGGTTCGGTTATTACATAgcaaaatgattttttttaaaaaggctgaaCGTATTTGCAATGACTGTGATCATTTAACATTAACAATCTCCTGCTGATATTAATAATGAATGGTTACTTGCCAATTGCTTAATTGTGACTGCAATGGGGCTACATGAGTTGCATTGTCAGTAAAAGTTGAAAATGATAGCAAGAAAAAATCAGCCAAAGAAATGTTCCATGTTTTTTTTAAAGCTGTATGATCTATGAAAGCTATAATGGATATTTGAAATACAATGAGGTGCTGTAACTAAATAGGAAGGTTGCAGAAAGGGTGCAAGATGGCGATTCCTGATTTTTTTGTTATATGGCTAAACCTCAAACATTTATGTCTGTGAGTTAACTATACTATATTAGTGACTATATTCTTGCAGTGTTAATGCATATGTCTCTGCTTGGCAGTATGAATAAATTTCAAATGTCACTTTATGGTTTCAGGGAGAGGTTAAATGCCGGCTGATTGGAAGCTGAGTGCCATGAGTGTCGCAGTCATTCCCAAGAAGTTGTTCGCAAGACAACTGGTGTTTATATTCATATTGCAGATGACAAGTGGTCAGTATTTTAAGCAAGCAAAATCTCCAGTGCTTCCACACAACCCATTTATTGTTGTGTGGAATGCCCCAACTGAACAGTGCAGGATTAAGTACAACGTGGATCTGGACCTCAGTGTTTTCGATATATTTTCAAACTCCAATGAGACTCTCAGTGGGTCAACCATTACCATATTTTATCACAATCATCTGGGCAAGTATCCTTATTTCACCAAAAATAACATGCCTGTAAACGGAGGAATCCCCCAGAATAATAACCTTAATGAACATTTGAACAAAGCCAGGTCTGACATTGAGAAATTCATTCCAGTTGAGGACTTCAACGGTCTTGGGGTGATTGACTGGGAAGACTGGAGGCCTCTCTGGGTCCGAAACTGGGGTCGCAAAAATATCTATCGGAAAAAGTCCATACAAGTTGTGAGAAAGCTTCACCCCAACTGGACAGACAATGAAATCAAATTAGAAGCcaggagagaatatgagaatgctGGATGGAAATTTATGAATAAAACACTCGCGTTAGCAGAAAAGATTAGACCCGATGGCCTCTGGGGGTTCTATCTCTTCCCAGACTGCTATAACCATCACTATAAGAAAGCTCCAGATAAATATGATGGGAAGTGTCCTGCAATTGAGTACAAACGTAATGACAAGTTACTCTGGTTATGGAAAGAAAGTGGcgctctctatccttccatctatCTGCAACTTGAATTGAAGTCAAGCCCAAATGCACTGAAATTCGTCCATTACCGACTGAAAGAAGCTATCAGAATAGCATCCATAGCCAAAAAGGATTACGCTCTCCCTGTCTTTGCATATGGTCGGCCATTTTATGCCAATGAGTTTGAGCCTCTCACTGAGGTAAGTAGTAGAAGAAACATGTTGAACTTGAAGATGGATTAGAGATCCCAGCTTTATGTTTGATTTGTGCTGAGTTTGCTGATAGGCCACTACAATTGACCTCAGTATCCTGAAAGggaaaaaaaaactccagcaaagttAATATTCCTGGTTGCAATCCAGACACTCCTGATAGAAATGTGCCAGTGAGCATTGGATGCTGGTGGGATTGGGCTTAGCTATGGTGTTCACAAAATTAAATAGTCTGCTGACAATCATTGTCTAAGCTTACAAAAACAGGATGGTTAATTGGATAAGGTATTGGAGGCTATTGCACCTGTGACCCAGAAATATTTACATAATAACACCTAGAACTAAATCATAACTAAGTTTGTTTCATTAACATTGCAATTATCATCATGTAGTGCTGCCTACTGGACATGTTAAAGGAGAGGCTTCAGCTGGTAATACTGCCAAAGTTTACTTTTGGAAATAGCAAAAGATGACAACCCAATTACATCCATGTGCCTTCAATGTTGATTTCTTTATTACTTTTAGGTCCATCCTTCTCTTGTACAAGGCAGGTTTGTCATTGTTCACTTTGGAAAGGATGGGAGCCTGAAATGATCAGTTAGAATTATTCAGGGAATGGCCATTACTGCAAAGCTCCTGGGAAGATGTCTCAATCATACCTTACTTATTCATAGACTCACTGATACTTTGGGTATCAACATGCCATTTTCTTAAACTTCCACATATCTTGTAGTTTCAGAATATAGGGAAAGACTTCACAAAGCACAACTAAGATTTATTGCTAAGCTCTAAAACAGTAACATGCAGATTGTGCCTTGGGATTCAGCTGCTTTTGGCTAAAAAATATTGTTTACATTTGCTGAAAACAAAACCTGCTGTAAAATCATTTAGAAACAATCTGTTaagcctgtttttttttttgtctctaCTGTTTTAGCAATGTAAACCCCAATGCTGTGAATAACAAACACGGGATTTAGCTGGCCCTTAGTGTGGGCACACCAGGAGCAGCAGCTTTGAGGGCTTACCTGGCCAAATCCCTGATTTGAATAGGTTCCTGCCACTTGTAAAACTTTGCCAGCCCAGGAAAGCCTTATTAAAGTAATCTATAAAAGATAGTGTGGTGTTGTCCCTCGGAGCAATATTGCAGGCTCAAATTTGTGATTCACTGTGGTTCCACCACTAGTGCAGAGCCTTCTAAAATTCATCCAATAGAAGTGCCAACCCCAGAAGTGCAGATGAAATCTGCCTCTTCCACACAGTGCTGGAGTGACCCAGGTAACTTTCCCTTGGAGAGTGAACGACCTAAGGGTTTTCCTTCTGTTGAAACTAGTTACCTAGATTTTGTTGCTATTTAGTGCCAGGATCATATTTTGAATAATCCTGGCGTGCAATCTATTCCTACATGATCTCCCATCCGAGCACCAACCAGGTCCAAATCTGCTTTGTTGCTGCAATCATACAAAATCAGGTTTATTTAGTCTGGAGTGTCTACAGATTGACCATGACTTACTCCTTCACCATAGTAAATGAATCCGTAAGTGCTGATTTGGTCCCACAATTTCTTATTTCTTCAGTCCGAGAATAGCTGCATGATAGTACTCAGATTGTTTTTTTTTGTTACCGTTGGCATGCAATGTTAATATGAGGGAAAATTCCTTTGGGTACAAAATACCCAGTTGGGCAGTTTTCAGTTTATTTACTATAATGTTTTGAAATTGTTGTTAAGAGATCAATAAGAAGTTTTAAGGAGTACTCCATCTAATAATAGATACTGTACTTGGAAGACGTGAAGCTACAATGCTTCTGTTCAATAAGAGTTAACGCTTTGCAGTGCCTGTATAACTTGCCTGGTTCATGTCTCATTATGCATTGCCAAActtccttagaatcatagaatctcatatcacagaaggaagccatttggcctgtcatgcctatgctggctctttgaaagaacttccCAATTTAGACCCACACCCCAGTTTTCTCCCTAtaacctcttcaagtacatgtccaattgccttttaaaaATTCCTATGGAACATATTTTCAGTTAGTGCATTCCAGATATTagcaaccctttgtgtgaagaaatatttCCTAATTTTCACTCTAGTTCTTTGTCAATTATTttgaatctatgtcccctggttaccgACCCACTTACTAGAGGAAATAGTTGCTCCCTATTGCTTTATCAGAATTTCTCATTATTTTGAGCACCTCTAATAGGTTTCCCCTTAAACCgtcctgctctaaagagaaaaaaaaacaacttctccaacctctccacataactgaactccctcatccctggtaacccctctctgtaacatctCCAGGactttgacatcctttctaatatgtggtgcccagaattgtacacaatataccAGCTAAGGCCTGAAtagagatttgtaaaggtttaggatgacttatttttgtattcaattcatccAGTATCCAAACGTTTTCTTAGCCATCTTCACAACTTGCCCTGCCATATTTATGAATATGCATCTCAGTATCCTCTGATCTTGCACCCACTCAAAATAGtatcatttagattatactgcctctccatgttgtttctcccaaaatgcattgctTTATGCTTACCCACATTAAGTTGTATCTgcaatgtgtctgaccatttcaccagtctgtgtcctcctgaagtctactaataTAATGCTCACTAGTTACAATGTAGCCATGTTTTGTGTTGTCCAAAAAGTTTGTTGTGAAGTTAACTGGTTAGTCATACTGAACAAGAACTACTTGGGATTCTACAACAAAATCACATCAATCAGCAATCAGTCTAATGAGTATTTCTTCCCTCAGTATAGGGAACACATTGCAGTATGTTTCTACAGCGATCTGATATCTTTCTAATGAACTATTGTGATATCATGTTCCTTCATCATGCCTTAAAGCCAACCATTCTTTCTTAATTTATGCAGTAATTCCAATCAAGACTTCAGGTATTTGCTAACATTGCTTCAAGACTTGGATAATTTTGGGCAGTGTTCACGACTATACTCATATCTTACCTCAAGCACTAAAATGGAAAATTAACCAATAGTATTAGCACATATTAATTAAAACACATTCATATCTCAATACCCAAAATGCGATTCTTAAATTCTTGCTCCTGACCTGAAGACTGCTGAACGTGAATATTGGGAAATAATGGACATAGCTCATGGTTTTACATTTATTAAGGACAAAAAAATCATAAACTGTATGCATATGATTTGCCGATTACGTTTCCACTGGGCAAGGCTCTATGCTAGGAGCATGAATTGGAAAACATCCTACTGTATTCCAGTTCCCCTAATGGAAATGTTGCATGATGTGGCGTAGCACTGAGGCATATAGGTTAGAAGGTTCAATCCCTGTTCCGCATTAAGATCTCAGTCAGAACAGGACGTGGAGCATTGCAATTGGTCTTGTTGTCCCAGTACTAGAGAAGGGTAAAAATTAGCTAGGACTCCCACTCCTGGTAGTTTTCGTTCTGTCCAAAGACCTATGTTGGAGAGTGGATgacaggtgaggacaggattgtgATAGATTGTGGCCACCACAGACAAGTTAAGTTTACACTTGAAAAATGGTCACTTGGCCAAGGAAGTGGAACTTGCTGCATTGCTATTTAACTACTTCTAAATACCTTTGGCATTGTGCAAATGCTTTGTATAATAACCACCAGTTAATATCTAGTGGAGAATATTGGTATTGCATGGCCATTTTCTTCTAGTTATTATTATCCAACTCCAGGCAGTTTTCTTTCCCCTCTGGAAAATGGAGGTTATTCTGAAAGGTGCTTTACATGTAGGTACAGCCAATCCAAAGTTGCCACAAAGTTATTATTTTCCTTCTTAGATTGTATAACTATTCTGTGTTATCTTCTTATTCTACAGATTGACTTGGTTCATACAATTGGTGAGAGTGCTGCCATGGGAACTGCAGGGATCATTCTTTGGGGAAGCATCAATTATGCAAGATCAAAGGTATACCCATTTTAATCATATTCTCCTACACTCCCCCCCTTCCCACAACTACTGCAGCCCAATTCCATGTTACTTCCTTCAGCTGTGGGATATGAGATATAGCATGAATTCCACACTGAGCATACTTGCACTTTGTAACCCCAAGTCATTT
This region includes:
- the hyal6 gene encoding hyaluronoglucosaminidase 6; the protein is MPADWKLSAMSVAVIPKKLFARQLVFIFILQMTSGQYFKQAKSPVLPHNPFIVVWNAPTEQCRIKYNVDLDLSVFDIFSNSNETLSGSTITIFYHNHLGKYPYFTKNNMPVNGGIPQNNNLNEHLNKARSDIEKFIPVEDFNGLGVIDWEDWRPLWVRNWGRKNIYRKKSIQVVRKLHPNWTDNEIKLEARREYENAGWKFMNKTLALAEKIRPDGLWGFYLFPDCYNHHYKKAPDKYDGKCPAIEYKRNDKLLWLWKESGALYPSIYLQLELKSSPNALKFVHYRLKEAIRIASIAKKDYALPVFAYGRPFYANEFEPLTEIDLVHTIGESAAMGTAGIILWGSINYARSKNHCLVVKDYVDGLLGHYVVNVTSAAKLCSKHLCKRHGRCVRKNIDSKTYLHLDPSSFKIRTNPEGLHPRFSVKGRMNARGIKVMKQKFTCQCYEGWVGISCEIPILEISSVDKNDQSTMSGTNSAPQLPFSFAIIVVFQLVIIILNFQC